taaggatttcagCGAGTGTCGAACACATTTTAGCGATAAATTTGAGGATTTTCGTAAATACATCTTCTGCTCGGCatgtgttgttgttattttgcgATTTTACGTGATTGGCTGACGTTTTTAGCCAATCAGAGGAAGACGTCAAAGAACTGTCAAACTCGGTGATTTGGTAAATATTCAAGTCGTCGcataaatttatcgaatttttgcagtttttaagtgatttttcttcaaattaacCAATTTACGTTTGAGAATCCACAATGGTGAGTGTCAAATATacgaaaatattggaaaattacCACaacttgacttaaaatttgcaataaaacaatttttggaccGGTGTTGGGTTATGCGTACATTTCCTACAGAAGCAATTTGCTGAATCacgatttaatatttttccattatttttaattttaggctcGTCGATATGATTCCCGCACCACAATCTTCTCGCCCGAAGGTCGTTTGTACCAAGTTGAGTACGCCATGGAAGCTATTTCACATGCAGGTACTTGTTTGGGCATTTTAGCGAAAGACGGGATTCTCCTGGCTGCCGAGAAGCGCGACACAAACAAATTGCTCGACAACGTCGTCTTTTCCGAGAAAATTTACAAGTTAAATGAGGATATGGTGTGTTCCGTTGCCGGCATCACGTCAGATGCGAATGTTCTCACGAACGAACTGCGTCTCATTGCACAACGCTACCAACTGAACTACGGCGAGCCCATGCCCTGCGAGCAACTCGTCTCGTATTTGTGTGATATCAAGCAAGCGTACACGCAATACGGCGGCAAACGACCCTTCGGCGTCTCAATTCTCTACATGGGATGGGACAAGCACTACGGATACCAGTTGTACCAATCGGATCCGAGCGGAAATTATGGCGGATGGAAGGCAACGTGCATCGGACACAATGCTCCCGCTGCCGTATCAGCCCTGAAACAGGAACTCAACGAAAATGAGTTGAAGACGTTGTCACAAGCGGAAGATTTGGccgtgaaaattttgagtaaaacgCTCGATATGACAAAACTTACGGCGGAAAAGGTCGAGATGGCAACGTTGACGCGCGAAAACGACAAAACCGTCATCAAGATTTTGTCCAACGACGAAGTGGAGAAGTTGATTAAGAAATACGAGAAAATCGAAGC
The sequence above is drawn from the Culicoides brevitarsis isolate CSIRO-B50_1 chromosome 1, AGI_CSIRO_Cbre_v1, whole genome shotgun sequence genome and encodes:
- the LOC134832731 gene encoding proteasome subunit alpha type-4 encodes the protein MARRYDSRTTIFSPEGRLYQVEYAMEAISHAGTCLGILAKDGILLAAEKRDTNKLLDNVVFSEKIYKLNEDMVCSVAGITSDANVLTNELRLIAQRYQLNYGEPMPCEQLVSYLCDIKQAYTQYGGKRPFGVSILYMGWDKHYGYQLYQSDPSGNYGGWKATCIGHNAPAAVSALKQELNENELKTLSQAEDLAVKILSKTLDMTKLTAEKVEMATLTRENDKTVIKILSNDEVEKLIKKYEKIEAELEAAKKEKLGLKS